The Euphorbia lathyris chromosome 2, ddEupLath1.1, whole genome shotgun sequence genome includes a window with the following:
- the LOC136217847 gene encoding protein SPIRAL1-like 2 has product MGRGVSSGGGQSSLGYLFGNGEAPKAAVEQPASNDVEAVSCPPPPKPAVAPQPVDITKQIPAGINSTSANNYMRADGQNTGNFLTDRPSTKVHAAPGGGSSLGYLFGGGPVGGGGSSN; this is encoded by the exons ATGGGTCGTGGAGTTAGCAGTGGTGGGGGGCAAAGCTCATTAGGCTATTTGTTTGGCAATGGAGAGGCTCCAAAAGCTGCTGTCGAGCAACCTGCTTCAAATGATGTTGAGGCTGTAAGTTGTCCGCCTCCCCCCAAACCTGCTGTGGCTCCTCAGCCAGTAGATATTACCAAGCAGATTCCTGCTGGTATTAATAGTACTTCTGCTAACAACTATATGCGAGCAGATGGTCAGAACACTGGAAACTTCCTCACG GATCGGCCTTCAACCAAAGTGCATGCAGCCCCTGGTGGTGGATCTTCTCTGGGATACCTCTTTGGTGGTGGACCTGTTGGTGGTGGTGGTAGTAGCAACTGA